From a single Corynebacterium kroppenstedtii DSM 44385 genomic region:
- a CDS encoding MalY/PatB family protein, whose protein sequence is MPGHQLSTLSIEELRARGTRKWTHFPPDVLPVWIAESDFDTCPAVIDAVNAGVRRQYFGYPPELPELGEALSSWCHDAYGWDVDPTAIVGVPDVVRGLRLAITHFTDPGSPIVIPTPAYMPFFALLDVCDRPGVFVPMIQDTATGRWVFDLDGLEQAFASGAGSMILCNPHNPLGTAFTVDELRAVTDLAARYDVRVFSDEIHGPLVYDRPHIPTASVSETAARVTITATATSKGWNTAGLKCAQLIFTNPADKYVWDTRINFLDKEGVSTLGQLAAIGAYTNGRKWLREEIDYLRDNKNLLVEALNRIPNVRTTNPEATFLLWVDMTDVVIPAVSEQARDGEDNETADEGITFGESIRRGGLNPEQWLVKHAKLAPNDGAAFAAPPSESAQGNKAQGNDNEPQPLPHGFGCIRINFATSRDICEMIATTLTQLFGSTEDPNGTPRHTTPKGVPEAH, encoded by the coding sequence ATGCCTGGCCACCAACTTTCCACCCTCTCGATAGAGGAACTGCGTGCCCGCGGAACAAGGAAGTGGACTCATTTTCCTCCCGACGTGCTGCCCGTCTGGATCGCGGAATCCGACTTTGATACCTGCCCGGCCGTGATCGACGCTGTTAACGCCGGTGTTCGTCGGCAATATTTCGGTTATCCACCCGAACTTCCCGAGCTCGGGGAAGCCCTCAGTTCGTGGTGCCACGACGCATATGGGTGGGACGTTGATCCGACTGCCATCGTAGGCGTGCCCGACGTGGTTCGAGGTCTTCGGCTGGCCATCACACATTTCACAGATCCGGGTAGCCCCATCGTCATCCCTACCCCTGCATATATGCCATTTTTCGCACTGCTGGACGTGTGCGACCGGCCTGGAGTGTTCGTCCCCATGATCCAGGACACCGCGACCGGCCGGTGGGTGTTCGACCTCGACGGGTTGGAGCAGGCATTCGCCAGTGGTGCTGGCAGCATGATCCTGTGCAACCCGCACAACCCGTTAGGCACCGCTTTTACTGTCGACGAACTTCGCGCGGTGACTGACCTTGCAGCCCGCTATGACGTGCGCGTTTTCTCTGATGAAATCCACGGGCCCCTGGTTTACGATCGCCCGCATATCCCGACGGCGAGCGTGTCCGAGACCGCTGCCCGCGTGACGATCACCGCCACCGCTACATCAAAAGGGTGGAACACGGCTGGCTTGAAATGCGCGCAACTGATCTTCACAAACCCCGCCGATAAATACGTGTGGGATACGCGCATTAACTTCCTGGATAAGGAGGGTGTATCGACGCTCGGCCAGCTGGCAGCGATCGGGGCGTACACGAATGGCCGGAAATGGCTCCGGGAGGAAATTGATTACCTCCGCGACAACAAGAACCTTCTTGTTGAGGCTCTCAACCGGATTCCGAATGTGCGCACTACTAACCCAGAAGCAACGTTTTTGTTGTGGGTGGACATGACCGATGTGGTTATTCCCGCTGTGTCGGAGCAGGCGCGAGATGGCGAGGACAACGAGACCGCCGACGAGGGAATAACGTTCGGCGAAAGCATCCGACGCGGCGGTCTCAACCCCGAACAATGGCTGGTCAAACACGCGAAGTTAGCACCTAATGACGGTGCTGCTTTCGCTGCTCCTCCCTCTGAATCCGCACAGGGGAACAAGGCACAGGGGAACGATAACGAGCCCCAACCACTCCCCCACGGATTCGGATGTATTCGGATCAATTTCGCAACCTCGCGCGACATCTGTGAAATGATTGCCACTACGTTGACCCAGCTCTTCGGCTCCACCGAGGATCCGAATGGCACACCACGTCACACCACACCGAAAGGTGTCCCAGAGGCTCACTAA
- a CDS encoding ABC transporter substrate-binding protein — protein sequence MVGLFTAHTSTTSTSKRRKLQHLATVTATTTVAALSLFLGGCSAGHTAVQTGRVASDDSAVIALTAAPATLDFTKSGGAAIPQALIGNVYEGLVRISSQGDIEPQLATSWDLSPDRTTYTFHLRKGVHFSNGDEFTADTAKFSIDRVKSDAWTNGLKSGMKPVTRTQAVDKYTLAVTLSAPSNGWLWSMGTLIGAQMTPHGVDNLATKPVGTGPFTVDEYKVGRFLTLTANKSYWGRQSATRHVALRYMTDSTATANALRSGDVDAIVGMDAPEMVSSFRDNNRYAVDVGTTTGKVLLTMNNKRAPFNDVRVRRAVMYAINRQAVIDTAWGGFGEDTGGVPAPPTDPWSYHSTEYPYDPDRARELLSEAGVHDVDITFTVPARAYATNAAELIISELEDVGIHAHIESQEFPAVWLSQTLTQHDYDVSIIEHAEARDIPTLFGNPDYYLGYDDEQTRTLLSAADAAPPDEYAPLMRKAVDRIMNQAGANTIFIYPNIVVRDKDLTGIPTTIAGQGLELAGISRTHHSTARSES from the coding sequence ATGGTCGGACTTTTCACAGCACATACGTCGACAACCTCGACGTCGAAGCGTCGGAAATTGCAACACCTCGCCACAGTCACCGCAACAACCACGGTGGCGGCCCTCTCACTGTTCCTCGGCGGGTGCAGCGCGGGCCACACAGCGGTCCAAACGGGACGCGTCGCCTCCGACGACTCCGCCGTCATCGCGCTGACGGCAGCCCCCGCCACCCTTGACTTCACAAAATCCGGCGGCGCGGCGATACCGCAGGCGTTGATCGGGAATGTGTACGAAGGCCTGGTCCGAATATCGTCCCAAGGAGATATCGAACCCCAGTTGGCGACGTCATGGGACCTCTCCCCGGACCGCACCACCTACACCTTTCACCTGCGGAAAGGAGTGCATTTTTCCAACGGCGACGAGTTCACCGCCGACACCGCCAAGTTCAGTATCGACCGAGTGAAGTCAGACGCGTGGACCAACGGGCTCAAATCGGGGATGAAACCGGTGACGCGCACCCAGGCCGTCGATAAATACACGTTGGCTGTCACACTCTCCGCGCCCAGTAACGGCTGGCTGTGGTCCATGGGCACACTCATTGGGGCACAAATGACACCCCACGGCGTCGACAATTTAGCCACTAAACCCGTCGGGACCGGGCCTTTTACCGTCGACGAGTACAAAGTCGGCCGGTTCCTCACGTTGACGGCGAACAAGTCATATTGGGGCCGGCAATCGGCCACCCGCCATGTGGCGTTGCGCTATATGACAGATTCCACCGCGACAGCGAATGCGCTCCGATCGGGTGACGTCGACGCGATTGTCGGGATGGATGCCCCGGAGATGGTCTCGTCCTTCCGCGACAACAATCGGTATGCCGTCGATGTTGGTACGACAACCGGCAAAGTGCTGCTGACCATGAACAATAAGCGTGCGCCGTTTAACGACGTCCGCGTCAGGCGGGCGGTGATGTACGCGATCAACCGGCAAGCGGTGATCGATACCGCGTGGGGCGGTTTTGGTGAGGACACCGGTGGCGTGCCTGCCCCACCAACGGATCCGTGGTCATACCACTCCACCGAGTACCCCTACGATCCTGACCGGGCTCGGGAGTTGCTATCCGAAGCCGGCGTCCACGACGTCGATATCACCTTCACTGTCCCGGCCCGCGCATATGCAACCAATGCTGCAGAGCTCATTATTTCTGAGCTGGAGGACGTCGGAATTCATGCTCATATCGAATCGCAGGAATTCCCCGCCGTGTGGTTGTCCCAAACTCTAACCCAACATGACTACGACGTGTCCATCATTGAGCACGCTGAGGCCAGGGACATTCCCACATTGTTCGGAAACCCTGACTACTACCTCGGTTACGACGACGAGCAAACACGCACACTCTTGTCCGCTGCGGATGCCGCGCCACCTGATGAGTACGCGCCCCTCATGCGCAAAGCTGTTGATCGGATCATGAATCAAGCAGGTGCTAACACGATATTTATCTATCCCAACATCGTTGTGCGGGATAAAGATCTCACCGGTATCCCCACGACTATTGCCGGGCAGGGGCTGGAACTCGCTGGTATTAGCCGCACCCATCACTCGACCGCACGGAGCGAATCATGA
- a CDS encoding ABC transporter permease: MTAHVRIVGRIALRYIVSLWAASVIIFMIMRLIPGDPAEVSLGETATPQAIESMKHTLGTDRPLITQYFSWITGMLHGHFGVSYSSGTDIGPILMDRTAVSLILVLTSMVLAIALAVPLGTWGAMRNHKPDGTALSVLAHVGIAIPSFLAGILLISLFAVHWSILPANGWVPPNQSFTGFLRRLILPCCALAFIQAAILTRYVRSAVLEVLHQEYIRTARSTGLSTLHALVAHGARNAAVPIVAVIGVNMATLVVGAVLIEQVFVIPGLGSYVLDAVNSRDMITVQSCVMMLVTITLTVTLATDAIAALIDPRMSRSRLV; this comes from the coding sequence ATGACAGCTCATGTACGCATCGTAGGCAGGATCGCTCTGCGCTATATCGTGTCCCTGTGGGCAGCGTCGGTCATCATTTTCATGATCATGCGGCTCATTCCAGGTGATCCCGCGGAGGTTTCCCTGGGTGAGACCGCGACGCCACAAGCTATCGAATCGATGAAGCACACGCTGGGGACCGATCGACCGCTGATCACACAGTACTTTTCGTGGATCACCGGGATGCTGCATGGGCACTTCGGGGTCTCATACTCCAGTGGAACGGACATCGGGCCAATACTGATGGACCGGACGGCGGTCAGCCTCATTCTGGTTCTGACCAGCATGGTTCTTGCCATTGCACTCGCCGTCCCCCTGGGGACCTGGGGAGCCATGCGTAACCACAAACCGGACGGCACGGCCCTGTCGGTGCTGGCGCACGTGGGTATCGCTATCCCCAGTTTCCTCGCCGGCATCCTGTTAATCTCGCTTTTTGCCGTCCACTGGAGCATCCTCCCCGCTAATGGCTGGGTTCCCCCGAACCAGTCCTTCACCGGTTTTCTCCGACGGCTCATCCTTCCGTGTTGCGCGTTGGCGTTCATTCAGGCAGCGATCCTGACGCGCTATGTTCGATCGGCCGTCTTGGAGGTTCTACACCAGGAATACATCCGTACCGCCAGGTCAACGGGCTTATCGACGCTTCATGCCCTCGTCGCCCACGGTGCGAGGAATGCAGCTGTGCCCATCGTGGCGGTCATTGGCGTGAACATGGCCACGCTTGTCGTCGGAGCTGTGCTCATTGAGCAGGTGTTCGTCATCCCCGGGTTGGGATCATACGTCCTTGATGCGGTGAATAGTCGCGACATGATTACCGTCCAAAGCTGCGTCATGATGCTGGTCACCATTACGCTCACCGTCACGCTGGCTACCGACGCCATAGCGGCACTGATTGACCCCAGAATGTCGAGGTCACGCCTTGTCTAA
- a CDS encoding ABC transporter ATP-binding protein/permease — protein MAGKNGRLKAVTRANHRVMFMVGAAVVSLVVLVALISLVWTPYGPQEANPASALQPPSWDHWMGTDRYGRDTLSRIMVGSQISLEVSVLAVAIGAGVGVPLGILAAVRGGWLDSFIMRLSDLALAFPALLLAIIAGSVVGVGTSSEMVAIGIAFIPSFARVSRAGTRQVLSQDYILAARSAGMGWLSIATRHIVRGITGLIIVQATVSVALAILAEAGLSFLGLGTPPPQASWGRMLQDSQVFLDSHAELALWPGLAIALTVLGFNLLGDGLRDILDPFSHRAMYDAPATSATHGEAEQGPKSEEASRETALESAADESSSAILQVRDLSLTTPRSADAATNARRLVDSLSFSLEPGARLGLIGESGSGKSLTALAIMGLLSDDVRPSGSIMFAGNEIVGAADSTLSQFRSVRMSMVFQEPMTALNPLMTVGKQIERACRAGTREDKRAGRNRRSSGHSRREREAKVRELLESVGLPERAYYSYPFELSGGQRQRVLIAMAFANDPELLICDEPTTALDVTVQRSILMLINRLVRENNTALLFITHDLAVVANMCDNILVLKDGVPREYGPTERILQHPRDSYTTMLVQNAHVHDIREEHDAQGHDASAEHDARDEASPTPSSTDPLLQVRHVSQVFDQRQNRFGPSSAITAVDDVTLDIHRGERLGIVGESGSGKTTLLKIMAGLTRPTSGDVRVDGRAITNPHDMSRYGQVVFQDPRGSLDPTMTIGDSLAEPLRAQPHPLPRDEQRDRIVTVLEQVGLDPSAIDRFPHHFSGGQRQRISLARALTTHPQILLADEPVSALDVTVRNRVIALLDELAEDYGLTMVFLSHDLNVVRHICDTVAVMKNGRIVEKGTSDQIYRDPQHEYTKELISAARQPVSPT, from the coding sequence ATGGCAGGGAAGAATGGACGATTGAAGGCGGTGACCCGCGCCAACCACCGCGTCATGTTTATGGTTGGGGCCGCCGTAGTGAGCCTGGTCGTCCTCGTCGCGCTGATATCGCTGGTCTGGACGCCGTATGGCCCGCAAGAGGCTAACCCGGCATCGGCACTACAACCGCCGAGTTGGGACCACTGGATGGGAACCGACCGATACGGCCGGGATACGCTATCGCGGATCATGGTCGGATCCCAGATCTCACTCGAAGTGAGCGTTCTCGCGGTCGCAATTGGTGCCGGCGTCGGCGTTCCGCTCGGGATACTTGCCGCAGTCCGCGGAGGGTGGCTCGATTCTTTCATCATGCGGCTGTCGGATTTAGCGCTGGCATTCCCGGCTCTCCTGTTGGCGATTATCGCCGGATCGGTTGTCGGCGTCGGCACGTCGTCAGAGATGGTTGCCATTGGGATTGCGTTTATCCCCAGCTTTGCTCGCGTATCCCGCGCGGGCACCCGCCAAGTTCTCAGCCAGGACTACATTTTGGCCGCGCGAAGTGCGGGAATGGGATGGCTCTCCATCGCGACGAGGCATATCGTGCGTGGAATTACCGGCCTCATCATTGTCCAGGCGACGGTTTCCGTGGCGCTCGCCATTCTGGCTGAGGCAGGGTTGTCATTCTTGGGACTGGGCACACCGCCGCCGCAGGCTTCATGGGGCCGGATGCTCCAGGACTCGCAAGTTTTCCTCGATTCGCACGCGGAGCTGGCTCTATGGCCGGGGCTCGCTATCGCCCTCACAGTGCTGGGGTTCAATCTTCTTGGCGACGGGCTCCGCGACATCCTCGATCCGTTTTCTCACCGGGCAATGTACGACGCTCCAGCCACGAGTGCGACTCATGGAGAGGCTGAGCAAGGGCCGAAATCAGAGGAGGCGTCGCGAGAAACAGCGCTGGAGTCAGCGGCGGACGAATCGTCGTCGGCAATTTTGCAGGTGAGAGACCTGTCATTGACCACTCCGCGTTCTGCAGATGCTGCCACGAACGCGCGTCGATTAGTCGACTCTCTGAGCTTCAGTCTCGAACCCGGTGCCAGGCTCGGGCTCATCGGCGAGTCCGGATCGGGGAAATCGTTAACGGCACTGGCGATCATGGGGCTTTTGTCCGACGATGTGCGCCCGTCCGGATCGATCATGTTCGCTGGCAACGAAATTGTGGGCGCTGCTGATAGCACCCTCAGCCAGTTCCGAAGCGTGCGCATGTCGATGGTTTTCCAAGAGCCTATGACCGCGCTGAATCCGCTCATGACCGTGGGCAAACAGATCGAACGCGCATGTCGGGCCGGCACCCGAGAGGACAAGCGTGCTGGGCGGAACCGCCGTTCGTCTGGTCACAGCCGACGGGAGCGTGAGGCTAAAGTCCGTGAGCTTCTTGAGTCGGTGGGGCTCCCCGAGCGCGCTTATTATTCGTATCCGTTTGAGCTCTCCGGGGGCCAACGCCAGCGAGTTCTCATCGCGATGGCGTTTGCGAATGACCCTGAGCTTCTCATTTGCGACGAGCCAACAACGGCCTTGGATGTCACAGTTCAGCGGTCTATTTTGATGCTGATCAACCGACTTGTTCGCGAAAACAACACCGCGCTGCTGTTCATCACGCATGATTTGGCGGTCGTTGCGAACATGTGTGACAACATCCTGGTCTTGAAGGATGGGGTTCCGCGCGAATACGGGCCGACAGAGCGCATCTTGCAGCATCCTCGGGATTCCTACACAACGATGCTGGTTCAGAATGCGCACGTTCATGACATTCGCGAGGAACACGATGCACAGGGTCACGATGCGTCCGCCGAACATGATGCACGCGACGAAGCTTCCCCAACGCCGTCGTCAACCGATCCTCTCCTCCAGGTCCGCCATGTAAGCCAGGTGTTCGATCAACGTCAGAACCGCTTTGGGCCGTCGTCGGCAATCACTGCTGTCGACGATGTGACATTAGACATCCACCGGGGCGAACGCCTTGGCATCGTCGGCGAATCTGGATCGGGCAAAACTACCCTGCTGAAGATCATGGCGGGGCTCACCCGGCCGACATCCGGCGATGTCCGTGTCGACGGGCGCGCCATTACCAATCCGCACGATATGAGCCGCTATGGGCAGGTTGTCTTCCAGGATCCGCGTGGTTCTTTGGATCCCACCATGACTATTGGCGATTCGCTCGCCGAACCACTGCGTGCGCAACCACATCCCCTCCCCCGAGACGAGCAGCGCGACCGCATAGTCACCGTGCTCGAGCAGGTAGGGCTAGACCCGTCTGCAATAGACCGGTTCCCTCATCATTTCAGTGGTGGCCAACGCCAGCGGATTTCACTTGCCCGCGCGCTGACTACCCACCCGCAGATTCTTCTTGCCGACGAGCCCGTCTCGGCGCTGGACGTCACCGTGCGGAACCGCGTCATTGCGCTTCTCGACGAGCTTGCCGAAGACTATGGCCTGACAATGGTGTTCTTATCGC